One stretch of Juglans microcarpa x Juglans regia isolate MS1-56 chromosome 3D, Jm3101_v1.0, whole genome shotgun sequence DNA includes these proteins:
- the LOC121253830 gene encoding protein DMP5-like — MSSLRPRSVATKQPSLKETNNDAPTPSAIDTDSDSSKAPPQRQPSVQQRATQTLTSTAANLANLLPTGTLLAFQILTPIFTNNGACDSATRYMTLVLLVLLALSCFLASFTDSIKASDGRVYYGFTTFKGLWLFDYPDASGAGLPDLSKFRIRAIDGIHAVLSVLVFGAVAMRDRNVFQCLYPQPGQQTQEVWNIVPVGVGFICSLLFVVFPTSRHGIGYPVTPGN; from the coding sequence ATGTCTAGTCTTAGACCAAGATCCGTAGCCACCAAGCAACCATccttaaaagaaacaaacaacGACGCCCCAACCCCCTCCGCTATTGATACCGACTCCGATTCCTCAAAAGCCCCACCACAACGCCAGCCCTCTGTGCAACAGCGGGCAACGCAAACCCTGACAAGCACAGCCGCCAACCTAGCCAACCTCCTTCCCACTGGGACCCTCCTCGCCTTCCAAATCCTCACCCCAATCTTCACGAACAACGGTGCTTGTGACTCTGCCACGCGCTACATGACACTCGTCCTCCTTGTCCTCCTTGCCCTGTCATGTTTCCTGGCATCATTCACCGACAGTATCAAGGCCTCGGATGGACGAGTCTACTATGGCTTCACCACCTTCAAAGGGTTGTGGCTGTTTGATTACCCGGACGCTTCGGGCGCAGGCCTGCCGGATTTGAGCAAGTTTAGAATAAGGGCGATTGATGGGATTCATGCGGTTTTATCTGTGCTGGTGTTTGGTGCTGTGGCTATGAGGGATAGGAATGTTTTTCAATGCCTTTATCCACAGCCCGGGCAGCAGACTCAGGAGGTTTGGAACATTGTTCCAGTTGGGGTTGGGTTCATTTGCAGTCTCTTGTTTGTGGTTTTCCCCACTTCGAGACATGGTATTGGTTACCCTGTAACACCAggcaattaa
- the LOC121256624 gene encoding protein DMP3-like translates to MSNLRPRSTSKNQSSTADKPAPPIPSPPSSDTDPDTPIKAPLLRQKSFSQRAISQTLEGTANLANLLPTGTLLAFQLLIPVFTQNSVCDSATRPMTIILLVILAVSCFLASFTDTVKTSDGQVYHGLATFKGMWLFDYPGPSNPSGLPDLSNYKIRFIDWVHAVLSVLVFGAVALRDKNVLQCLYPTPGHETEEVLDIVPVGVGLICSLLFVVFPTRRHGIGYPVTPGK, encoded by the coding sequence ATGTCTAACCTTAGACCAAGATCCACATCCAAAAATCAATCATCCACTGCTGACAAACCCGCACCGCCGATCCCGTCACCCCCCTCCTCCGACACCGATCCCGACACCCCAATTAAAGCACCTCTACTACGCCAAAAATCTTTCTCACAACGTGCCATCTCCCAAACCTTAGAAGGCACAGCCAACCTAGCCAATCTCCTACCCACAGGCACCCTCCTAGCATTCCAACTTCTCATCCCCGTCTTCACCCAAAACAGTGTTTGCGACTCCGCCACTCGCCCCATGACGATCATCCTCCTTGTCATCCTCGCCGTCTCATGCTTCCTCGCGAGCTTCACGGACACGGTGAAGACATCGGACGGGCAAGTCTACCACGGCCTTGCGACCTTCAAAGGGATGTGGCTGTTTGACTATCCAGGCCCTTCCAATCCATCAGGCTTGCCGGATTTGAGCAACTATAAAATAAGATTCATTGATTGGGTTCATGCTGTGTTATCAGTTCTAGTGTTCGGAGCAGTAGCTTTGAGGGATAAGAACGTGTTGCAGTGCCTTTATCCAACGCCGGGGCATGAGACTGAGGAGGTTTTGGACATTGTTCCAGTGGGTGTTGGGCTGATTTGCAGCCTGCTGTTTGTAGTCTTCCCCACCAGAAGGCATGGCATTGGATACCCTGTCACGCCAGGCAAATAA
- the LOC121256263 gene encoding probable sodium/metabolite cotransporter BASS1, chloroplastic has protein sequence MFVSLRNGPFIASPQKTSQSISIIRPKTPIISLPPKLTNLLPVAVVFRNSDHFLVSPLKPRWENSSYTVFRKLPVIRAVDGNSELSPVGPAKPKWENFLATAASLYPVYVIFGWFVACFKPSAFAWFVNRGPASYSLSLGLIMLAMGITLDFEDLIRLFLKRPLSILFGCVAQYTIMPSFAFIISKILGLPPSLSAGLILLGCCPGGTASNVVTLIARGDVPLSIVMTSCTTLGAVLLTPFLTKILAGTYVAVDAIQLSISTLQVVVAPTLLGSYVKSAFPAVVKIVMPFAPLFAVLASSLLACSVFSENFVRLKSMVGASVASDLSPLQRALILFSGELGVVMLSVALLHYAGFLVGYISAAICGFKETERRAISIEVGMQNSSLGVVLAAAHFPSPMVAVPPAISAVVMNVMGSSLGVLWRCKDPLDSEKSTKTKSDNL, from the exons ATGTTCGTCTCTCTAAGAAACGGACCCTTCATCGCTTCGCCACAAAAAACCAGCCAAAGTATTTCCATTATCAGACCCAAAACACCCATTATTTCTTTACCACCAAAGCTCACAAATTTACTCCCGGTAGCAGTTGTTTTTAGAAATTCCGACCATTTTCTCGTCTCTCCGTTGAAACCCAGATGGGAAAACTCGTCATATACTGTATTCAGAAAGTTACCTGTTATCAGAGCTGTTGATGGAAATTCTGAACTTTCACCGGTCGGTCCAGCAAAACCCAAATGGGAAAACTTTTTAGCCACTGCAGCAAGTTTGTACCCCGTCTACGTGATTTTTGGATGGTTTGTTGCTTGCTTTAAGCCATCTGCTTTTGCATGGTTTGTGAATAGGGGGCCAGCTTCATATAGCTTGTCTCTTGGGTTGATTATGTTGGCAATGGGTATCACTTTGGATTTCGAGGACTTGATTCGTCTGTTCTTGAAAAGGCCCCTTTCa ATATTATTTGGTTGTGTTGCTCAGTATACAATCATGCCATCATTTGCATTTATTATTAGCAAAATTCTGGGGCTTCCACCTTCTCTTTCAGCTGGCTTGATACTGCTTGGTTGTTGCCCTGGAGGGACCGCGTCCAATGTG GTGACCTTAATTGCTCGAGGGGATGTTCCTTTGTCTATTGTCATGACATCATGCACTACTCTTGGAGCAGTACTTCTCACTCCTTTTTTGACGAAGATACTAGCCGGAACTTATGTTGCTGTAGATGCTATTCAACTCTCTATCAGCACCCTGCAG GTGGTGGTTGCACCTACTCTGTTGGGTTCTTATGTTAAGAGTGCGTTTCCTGCAGTGGTGAAAATTGTGATGCCTTTTGCTCCACTTTTTGCTGTTTTGGCTTCATCACTGCTCGCTTGCAG tgtattttctgaaaactttgtcCGGCTCAAGTCAATGGTTGGTGCATCGGTGGCCTCTGATCTTTCTCCACTGCAGCGTgctttaattctattttctggCGAACTCGGGGTTGTAATGCTTTCTGTGGCATTACTACATTATGCTGGTTTTTTGGTTGG GTATATTTCAGCAGCTATTTGTGGGTTTAAAGAAACAGAGCGAAGAGCAATATCAATTGAG GTTGGCATGCAAAATTCTTCGTTAGGCGTGGTTTTGGCAGCGGCACATTTCCCCTCACCAATGGTTGCTGTACCCCCAGCAATCTCTGCCGTGGTTATGAATGTGATGGGTAGCAGTTTGGGAGTCCTTTGGAGATGCAAGGATCCTTTGGATTCAGAGAAGAGTACAAAAACTAAAAGCGACAACTTGTGA
- the LOC121254713 gene encoding ion channel POLLUX isoform X2 — protein sequence MPETNEDPTPGPSPSKFERPPLLKKFKTIAEHAEPTPHFPGPLFPAVRRISTLPNSRSSLRPSDLRVSVTNGDDSSSRHDNRLSDRDWIYPPFLGAYPARGRAVPVKLNSTKSRKLEQSDSSLPGRSMDVRLADETRRIPAPVNKSNDSDDRDSDAKKPFVPSSQASVSPLSVCRTRGFKQSFILYLLSFTCVISVPYAVYLQNKVEKLQEENGNLYRLCGVKEVRGGSMNDLPFEHDSPFSYFSCAAGRTVALYTVVVTLIMLFLPYKYLDYLPQIKSLSKRTKMNKEEVPLKKRIAYMVDVCFSVYPYAKLLALLFATIFLIGFGGLALYAVSESSFAEALWLSWTFVADSGNHADRVGTGPRIVSVSISSGGMLIFAMMLGLVSDAISEKVDSLRKGKSEVIERNHILILGWSDKLGSLLKQLAIANKSVGGGVVVVLAERDKEEMEMDIAKLEFDLMGTSVICRSGSPLILADLKKVSVSKARAIIVLASDENADQSDARALRVVLSLTGVKEGLRGHVVVEMSDLDNEPLVKLVGGELIETVVAHDVIGRLMIKCALQPGLAQVWEDILGFENAEFYIKRWPQLDGLHFGDALISFPDAIPCGIKVAAEGGKIILNPDDSYVLKEGDEVLVIAEDDDTYAPGPLPEVCRGLFRKIPDPPKYPERILFCGWRRDIDDMIMVLEAFLAPGSELWMFNEVPEKEREKKLTDGELDISRLENIKLVHREGNAVIRRHLESLPLETFDSMSRWKTLLCILTHDPLPPFF from the exons aTGCCCGAAACCAATGAAGATCCAACTCCGGGCCCAAGTCCTAGCAAATTTGAGAGGCCACCGCTCCTCAAGAAATTCAAGACAATCGCAGAACATGCGGAACCCACTCCTCACTTCCCCGGCCCACTCTTCCCCGCCGTCCGTCGCATCTCCACACTCCCCAATTCTCGCTCCTCTCTCAGGCCGTCCGATCTCCGTGTCTCCGTCACTAACGGTGATGATTCCTCCTCTCGACACGACAATCGTCTCTCCGATCGCGACTGGATCTACCCTCCCTTTCTTGGCGCGTATCCCGCGAGAGGCAGAGCGGTTCCGGTCAAACTTAACTCCACCAAGTCGCGGAAGCTCGAGCAGTCGGATTCTAGCCTTCCTGGTCGTTCGATGGATGTGAGATTGGCGGATGAGACGCGCCGTATTCCGGCCCCTGTTAATAAGAGCAATGATTCTGATGATAGGGATTCGGATGCTAAGAAGCCGTTTGTGCCGAGTAGTCAAGCTTCGGTGAGTCCACTCAGTGTGTGTAGAACCCGGGGATTTAAGCAGTCCTTCATCCTATATTTG CTCAGTTTCACTTGTGTAATATCTGTACCTTATGCAGTTTATCTACAGAACAAAGTCGAAAAACTTCAG GAAGAGAATGGTAACCTTTATAGACTTTGTGGTGTTAAAGAGGTTCGTGGTGGAAGCATGAACGATTTGCCATTTGAACATGATAGCCCATTCTCTTATTTTAGTTGTGCCGCTGGTAGAACTGTTGCCTTGTACACTGTGGTGGTCACACTCATTATGCTATTTCTGCCATACAAATATCTTGACTATCTTCCTCAAATCAAAAGTCTTTCGAAGAGGACTAAGATGAACAAGGAAGAGGTTCCCTTGAAGAAGAGAATTGCATACATGGTGGATGTATGTTTCTCTGTATATCCTTATGCAAAGCTACTTGCACTCCTATTTGCAACTATATTTCTTATAGGGTTTGGTGGATTGGCATTATATGCGGTCAGCGAGAGTAGCTTTGCCGAGGCTCTTTGGCTTTCCTGGACTTTCGTAGCTGACTCAGGAAATCATGCTGACAGGGTTGGCACTGGGCCAAGGATTGTTTCTGTCTCTATAAGTTCAGGAGGCATGCTGATATTTGCCATGATGCTTGGGCTTGTTTCGGATGCTATCTCAGAGAAGGTGGATTCACTGCGAAAAGGGAAGAGTGAAGTCATCGAAAGGAACCACATACTTATTCTTGGATGGAGTGATAAATTG GGTTCACTCCTGAAGCAACTAGCAATAGCAAACAAAAGCGTTGGTGGTGGCGTTGTTGTTGTACTTGCAGAACGAGACAAGGAGGAAATGGAGATGGATATTGCAAAGCTAGAATTCGACTTGATGGGGACATCTGTTATATGCAGAAGTGGCAGTCCTCTTATACTGGCTGACTTAAAGAAG GTGTCAGTTTCAAAGGCACGTGCTATCATTGTATTAGCTTCAGATGAAAATGCTGATCAG AGTGATGCACGTGCTTTGAGGGTTGTGCTCAGTCTCACTGGAGTGAAAGAGGGTTTGAGGGGTCATGTTGTTGTGGAGATGAGTGACCTTGACAATGAGCCCCTGGTGAAGCTGGTTGGTGGGGAACTTATTGAAACAGTAGTTGCTCATGATGTAATTGGACGCCTGATGATAAAATGCGCTCTGCAACCTGGCCTTGCACAG GTTTGGGAGGATATATTGGGGTTTGAGAATGCTGAGTTTTATATCAAAAGGTGGCCCCAGTTGGATGGTCTGCATTTTGGAGATGCACTTATTTCATTTCCTGATGCAATTCCTTGTGGAATTAAGGTGGCTGCAGAGGGTGGgaagataattttaaatccAGATGACAGTTATGTTTTGAAAGAAGGGGATGAAGTCCTTGTTATAGCTGAGGATGATGACACATATGCCCCAGGTCCCCTTCCAGAG GTATGTAGGGGTCTTTTTCGAAAAATACCTGACCCTCCAAAATATCCTGAGAGGATACTGTTTTGTGGTTGGCGCCGTGACATTGATGATATGATTATG GTTCTAGAGGCATTTTTAGCTCCAGGTTCAGAACTGTGGATGTTTAATGAGGTtccagaaaaagaaagagaaaagaagctCACCGATGGTGAACTTGATATATCTAGGTTAGAGAACATAAAACTTGTGCACCGTGAGGGGAATGCTGTTATTCGAAGGCATTTAGAGAGTCTTCCCTTGGAGACTTTTGATTCC ATGAGTCGCTGGAAGACTCTGTTGTGCATTCTGACTCACGATCCCTTGCCACCCTTCTTCTGA
- the LOC121254713 gene encoding ion channel DMI1 isoform X1, which yields MPETNEDPTPGPSPSKFERPPLLKKFKTIAEHAEPTPHFPGPLFPAVRRISTLPNSRSSLRPSDLRVSVTNGDDSSSRHDNRLSDRDWIYPPFLGAYPARGRAVPVKLNSTKSRKLEQSDSSLPGRSMDVRLADETRRIPAPVNKSNDSDDRDSDAKKPFVPSSQASVSPLSVCRTRGFKQSFILYLLSFTCVISVPYAVYLQNKVEKLQEENGNLYRLCGVKEVRGGSMNDLPFEHDSPFSYFSCAAGRTVALYTVVVTLIMLFLPYKYLDYLPQIKSLSKRTKMNKEEVPLKKRIAYMVDVCFSVYPYAKLLALLFATIFLIGFGGLALYAVSESSFAEALWLSWTFVADSGNHADRVGTGPRIVSVSISSGGMLIFAMMLGLVSDAISEKVDSLRKGKSEVIERNHILILGWSDKLGSLLKQLAIANKSVGGGVVVVLAERDKEEMEMDIAKLEFDLMGTSVICRSGSPLILADLKKVSVSKARAIIVLASDENADQSDARALRVVLSLTGVKEGLRGHVVVEMSDLDNEPLVKLVGGELIETVVAHDVIGRLMIKCALQPGLAQVWEDILGFENAEFYIKRWPQLDGLHFGDALISFPDAIPCGIKVAAEGGKIILNPDDSYVLKEGDEVLVIAEDDDTYAPGPLPEVCRGLFRKIPDPPKYPERILFCGWRRDIDDMIMVLEAFLAPGSELWMFNEVPEKEREKKLTDGELDISRLENIKLVHREGNAVIRRHLESLPLETFDSILILADESLEDSVVHSDSRSLATLLLIRDIQSKRLPFKDKKSTSLRSSGFSHSSWIREMQQASDKSIIISEILDSRTRNLVSVSRISDYVLSNELVSMALAMVAEDKQINRVLEELFAEEGNEMCIKPAEFYLFDQEELRFYDIMIRGRQRREIVIGYRLANAELAIINPYLKSEPRKWSLDDVFVVISWGE from the exons aTGCCCGAAACCAATGAAGATCCAACTCCGGGCCCAAGTCCTAGCAAATTTGAGAGGCCACCGCTCCTCAAGAAATTCAAGACAATCGCAGAACATGCGGAACCCACTCCTCACTTCCCCGGCCCACTCTTCCCCGCCGTCCGTCGCATCTCCACACTCCCCAATTCTCGCTCCTCTCTCAGGCCGTCCGATCTCCGTGTCTCCGTCACTAACGGTGATGATTCCTCCTCTCGACACGACAATCGTCTCTCCGATCGCGACTGGATCTACCCTCCCTTTCTTGGCGCGTATCCCGCGAGAGGCAGAGCGGTTCCGGTCAAACTTAACTCCACCAAGTCGCGGAAGCTCGAGCAGTCGGATTCTAGCCTTCCTGGTCGTTCGATGGATGTGAGATTGGCGGATGAGACGCGCCGTATTCCGGCCCCTGTTAATAAGAGCAATGATTCTGATGATAGGGATTCGGATGCTAAGAAGCCGTTTGTGCCGAGTAGTCAAGCTTCGGTGAGTCCACTCAGTGTGTGTAGAACCCGGGGATTTAAGCAGTCCTTCATCCTATATTTG CTCAGTTTCACTTGTGTAATATCTGTACCTTATGCAGTTTATCTACAGAACAAAGTCGAAAAACTTCAG GAAGAGAATGGTAACCTTTATAGACTTTGTGGTGTTAAAGAGGTTCGTGGTGGAAGCATGAACGATTTGCCATTTGAACATGATAGCCCATTCTCTTATTTTAGTTGTGCCGCTGGTAGAACTGTTGCCTTGTACACTGTGGTGGTCACACTCATTATGCTATTTCTGCCATACAAATATCTTGACTATCTTCCTCAAATCAAAAGTCTTTCGAAGAGGACTAAGATGAACAAGGAAGAGGTTCCCTTGAAGAAGAGAATTGCATACATGGTGGATGTATGTTTCTCTGTATATCCTTATGCAAAGCTACTTGCACTCCTATTTGCAACTATATTTCTTATAGGGTTTGGTGGATTGGCATTATATGCGGTCAGCGAGAGTAGCTTTGCCGAGGCTCTTTGGCTTTCCTGGACTTTCGTAGCTGACTCAGGAAATCATGCTGACAGGGTTGGCACTGGGCCAAGGATTGTTTCTGTCTCTATAAGTTCAGGAGGCATGCTGATATTTGCCATGATGCTTGGGCTTGTTTCGGATGCTATCTCAGAGAAGGTGGATTCACTGCGAAAAGGGAAGAGTGAAGTCATCGAAAGGAACCACATACTTATTCTTGGATGGAGTGATAAATTG GGTTCACTCCTGAAGCAACTAGCAATAGCAAACAAAAGCGTTGGTGGTGGCGTTGTTGTTGTACTTGCAGAACGAGACAAGGAGGAAATGGAGATGGATATTGCAAAGCTAGAATTCGACTTGATGGGGACATCTGTTATATGCAGAAGTGGCAGTCCTCTTATACTGGCTGACTTAAAGAAG GTGTCAGTTTCAAAGGCACGTGCTATCATTGTATTAGCTTCAGATGAAAATGCTGATCAG AGTGATGCACGTGCTTTGAGGGTTGTGCTCAGTCTCACTGGAGTGAAAGAGGGTTTGAGGGGTCATGTTGTTGTGGAGATGAGTGACCTTGACAATGAGCCCCTGGTGAAGCTGGTTGGTGGGGAACTTATTGAAACAGTAGTTGCTCATGATGTAATTGGACGCCTGATGATAAAATGCGCTCTGCAACCTGGCCTTGCACAG GTTTGGGAGGATATATTGGGGTTTGAGAATGCTGAGTTTTATATCAAAAGGTGGCCCCAGTTGGATGGTCTGCATTTTGGAGATGCACTTATTTCATTTCCTGATGCAATTCCTTGTGGAATTAAGGTGGCTGCAGAGGGTGGgaagataattttaaatccAGATGACAGTTATGTTTTGAAAGAAGGGGATGAAGTCCTTGTTATAGCTGAGGATGATGACACATATGCCCCAGGTCCCCTTCCAGAG GTATGTAGGGGTCTTTTTCGAAAAATACCTGACCCTCCAAAATATCCTGAGAGGATACTGTTTTGTGGTTGGCGCCGTGACATTGATGATATGATTATG GTTCTAGAGGCATTTTTAGCTCCAGGTTCAGAACTGTGGATGTTTAATGAGGTtccagaaaaagaaagagaaaagaagctCACCGATGGTGAACTTGATATATCTAGGTTAGAGAACATAAAACTTGTGCACCGTGAGGGGAATGCTGTTATTCGAAGGCATTTAGAGAGTCTTCCCTTGGAGACTTTTGATTCC ATATTAATTCTTGCAGATGAGTCGCTGGAAGACTCTGTTGTGCATTCTGACTCACGATCCCTTGCCACCCTTCTTCTGATCCGAGATATACAG TCAAAACGTCTGCCGTTCAAAGATAAAAAGTCAACTTCTTTACGGTCATCTGGGTTCTCCCACAGCTCTTGGATCCGTGAAATGCAGCAAGCTTCAGACAAATCAATAATAATTAGTGAAATCCTGGATTCTAGAACAAGAAACCTGGTGTCCGTGTCCAGAATTAGTGACTATGTGCTATCAAATGAACTGGTTAGTATGGCACTAGCAATGGTAGCTGAAGACAAGCAAATAAATCGTGTTCTTGAGGAGCTATTTGCAGAGGAG GGGAATGAGATGTGTATCAAGCCTGCagaattctatttatttgacCAGGAGGAACTCCGCTTTTATGATATAATGATTAGGGGTCGTCAAAGGCGCGAAATTGTGATTGGCTATCGACTCGCAAATGCAGAGCTTGCTATAATTAACCCTTATCTGAAATCAGAACCAAGAAAATGGTCCCTTGACGATGTTTTTGTTGTCATTTCATGGGGTGAATGA
- the LOC121254713 gene encoding ion channel DMI1 isoform X3, whose product MNDLPFEHDSPFSYFSCAAGRTVALYTVVVTLIMLFLPYKYLDYLPQIKSLSKRTKMNKEEVPLKKRIAYMVDVCFSVYPYAKLLALLFATIFLIGFGGLALYAVSESSFAEALWLSWTFVADSGNHADRVGTGPRIVSVSISSGGMLIFAMMLGLVSDAISEKVDSLRKGKSEVIERNHILILGWSDKLGSLLKQLAIANKSVGGGVVVVLAERDKEEMEMDIAKLEFDLMGTSVICRSGSPLILADLKKVSVSKARAIIVLASDENADQSDARALRVVLSLTGVKEGLRGHVVVEMSDLDNEPLVKLVGGELIETVVAHDVIGRLMIKCALQPGLAQVWEDILGFENAEFYIKRWPQLDGLHFGDALISFPDAIPCGIKVAAEGGKIILNPDDSYVLKEGDEVLVIAEDDDTYAPGPLPEVCRGLFRKIPDPPKYPERILFCGWRRDIDDMIMVLEAFLAPGSELWMFNEVPEKEREKKLTDGELDISRLENIKLVHREGNAVIRRHLESLPLETFDSILILADESLEDSVVHSDSRSLATLLLIRDIQSKRLPFKDKKSTSLRSSGFSHSSWIREMQQASDKSIIISEILDSRTRNLVSVSRISDYVLSNELVSMALAMVAEDKQINRVLEELFAEEGNEMCIKPAEFYLFDQEELRFYDIMIRGRQRREIVIGYRLANAELAIINPYLKSEPRKWSLDDVFVVISWGE is encoded by the exons ATGAACGATTTGCCATTTGAACATGATAGCCCATTCTCTTATTTTAGTTGTGCCGCTGGTAGAACTGTTGCCTTGTACACTGTGGTGGTCACACTCATTATGCTATTTCTGCCATACAAATATCTTGACTATCTTCCTCAAATCAAAAGTCTTTCGAAGAGGACTAAGATGAACAAGGAAGAGGTTCCCTTGAAGAAGAGAATTGCATACATGGTGGATGTATGTTTCTCTGTATATCCTTATGCAAAGCTACTTGCACTCCTATTTGCAACTATATTTCTTATAGGGTTTGGTGGATTGGCATTATATGCGGTCAGCGAGAGTAGCTTTGCCGAGGCTCTTTGGCTTTCCTGGACTTTCGTAGCTGACTCAGGAAATCATGCTGACAGGGTTGGCACTGGGCCAAGGATTGTTTCTGTCTCTATAAGTTCAGGAGGCATGCTGATATTTGCCATGATGCTTGGGCTTGTTTCGGATGCTATCTCAGAGAAGGTGGATTCACTGCGAAAAGGGAAGAGTGAAGTCATCGAAAGGAACCACATACTTATTCTTGGATGGAGTGATAAATTG GGTTCACTCCTGAAGCAACTAGCAATAGCAAACAAAAGCGTTGGTGGTGGCGTTGTTGTTGTACTTGCAGAACGAGACAAGGAGGAAATGGAGATGGATATTGCAAAGCTAGAATTCGACTTGATGGGGACATCTGTTATATGCAGAAGTGGCAGTCCTCTTATACTGGCTGACTTAAAGAAG GTGTCAGTTTCAAAGGCACGTGCTATCATTGTATTAGCTTCAGATGAAAATGCTGATCAG AGTGATGCACGTGCTTTGAGGGTTGTGCTCAGTCTCACTGGAGTGAAAGAGGGTTTGAGGGGTCATGTTGTTGTGGAGATGAGTGACCTTGACAATGAGCCCCTGGTGAAGCTGGTTGGTGGGGAACTTATTGAAACAGTAGTTGCTCATGATGTAATTGGACGCCTGATGATAAAATGCGCTCTGCAACCTGGCCTTGCACAG GTTTGGGAGGATATATTGGGGTTTGAGAATGCTGAGTTTTATATCAAAAGGTGGCCCCAGTTGGATGGTCTGCATTTTGGAGATGCACTTATTTCATTTCCTGATGCAATTCCTTGTGGAATTAAGGTGGCTGCAGAGGGTGGgaagataattttaaatccAGATGACAGTTATGTTTTGAAAGAAGGGGATGAAGTCCTTGTTATAGCTGAGGATGATGACACATATGCCCCAGGTCCCCTTCCAGAG GTATGTAGGGGTCTTTTTCGAAAAATACCTGACCCTCCAAAATATCCTGAGAGGATACTGTTTTGTGGTTGGCGCCGTGACATTGATGATATGATTATG GTTCTAGAGGCATTTTTAGCTCCAGGTTCAGAACTGTGGATGTTTAATGAGGTtccagaaaaagaaagagaaaagaagctCACCGATGGTGAACTTGATATATCTAGGTTAGAGAACATAAAACTTGTGCACCGTGAGGGGAATGCTGTTATTCGAAGGCATTTAGAGAGTCTTCCCTTGGAGACTTTTGATTCC ATATTAATTCTTGCAGATGAGTCGCTGGAAGACTCTGTTGTGCATTCTGACTCACGATCCCTTGCCACCCTTCTTCTGATCCGAGATATACAG TCAAAACGTCTGCCGTTCAAAGATAAAAAGTCAACTTCTTTACGGTCATCTGGGTTCTCCCACAGCTCTTGGATCCGTGAAATGCAGCAAGCTTCAGACAAATCAATAATAATTAGTGAAATCCTGGATTCTAGAACAAGAAACCTGGTGTCCGTGTCCAGAATTAGTGACTATGTGCTATCAAATGAACTGGTTAGTATGGCACTAGCAATGGTAGCTGAAGACAAGCAAATAAATCGTGTTCTTGAGGAGCTATTTGCAGAGGAG GGGAATGAGATGTGTATCAAGCCTGCagaattctatttatttgacCAGGAGGAACTCCGCTTTTATGATATAATGATTAGGGGTCGTCAAAGGCGCGAAATTGTGATTGGCTATCGACTCGCAAATGCAGAGCTTGCTATAATTAACCCTTATCTGAAATCAGAACCAAGAAAATGGTCCCTTGACGATGTTTTTGTTGTCATTTCATGGGGTGAATGA